A region from the Benincasa hispida cultivar B227 chromosome 10, ASM972705v1, whole genome shotgun sequence genome encodes:
- the LOC120089066 gene encoding uncharacterized protein LOC120089066, which translates to MAATRFEIEKFDGNTNFDLWKAKIKVVLGQQKELLAITDPTKYPKTLTDAEKGIIEVNAYGTIVLNITDSVLRQIVDQQTAFDHCNKLNEIYLNKDLPNKAFLREIFFTYRMDAEKSLSENLNEFKRLSSEFRSIGDNIEEENEAFILINPLPDSFKNVKTTMKYG; encoded by the coding sequence ATGGCTGCAACCAGgtttgaaattgaaaagtttgatggaaatacaaattttgatttgtggAAAGCTAAGATTAAGGTAGTGTTGGGACAACAAAAGGAACTTTTGGCCATCACAGACCCAACAAAGTACCCCAAAACACTTACAGATGCAGAAAAAGGAATAATAGAAGTAAATGCATATGGAACTATTGTTTTAAATATTACTGATAGTGTTTTAAGACAAATAGTTGACCAACAAACTGCTTTTGATCATTGTAACaaattaaatgagatttatctCAATAAAGATCTTCCTAATAAAGCTTTCTTGAGGGAAATTTTTTTCACATATAGAATGGATGCTGAAAAATCTCTCTctgaaaatttgaatgaattcAAGAGGTTATCATCAGAATTCAGATCAATAGGAGACAATattgaggaagaaaatgagGCCTTTATCCTAATAAACCCTCTACCAGACTcatttaaaaatgtcaaaacaACAATGAAGTATGGCTGA